Genomic window (Juglans microcarpa x Juglans regia isolate MS1-56 chromosome 2S, Jm3101_v1.0, whole genome shotgun sequence):
TTGTGTAAGATCTTCACTAAAGAATGAAGCTAATATCTTTACACAAGCACAATTAGTATAGATTCATGAAATAATTTTCCTTCCTCTTCAGCTATTTTAAGAATATTCCCAAGAGTATTAagaattatttagaattttgcaTGTAGATGTGAGCCACAATTctaggatttttttattttaaactataACTATCAACTCCTATATGCCTTCAGAATAATTAGAAGTGATATCCATAAGGAGGAAAAGCAACAAAAACCCTCCACATGCATAGACAGAGAATAAGAAATCAAAGTGAACTAGAAAgctgcacttttttttttaattactgtCCTGCAACCCCTCCAGTACGACTTTTCCAATTCTGTCAAGACCATTATTTAGGAAGTAAATTTAGGACTTTAAATGCAAGGGATTCTCTTTGCATGTGCATCTTTGTATCAGCCTTtgaatatatttgttattaCATTAATTCAGTACATATTATGTTTCAAGTAATAGCACATTCAAATGAATCCTTCCTATGGTTTATGTAAGTTCTCTTTTCATGCCCACCATGGAGATTTTTTCATGTGATTGTGTTTTGGTTGGAGCTATAAGATTTTGGATGCTTTGACTTTGTAATAAATCGCTGGGAAAATATTGAAGAGTCCATACTGATATCTTTTGTTCCTACCATTCGTAGGACTGGGGTTTCTTTGTGCCTTACTTGATTGGAAGCATATCTTTAGTTGTTTTGGCTGTGGGAAGCACTTCTCCTGGGTAAGAAATAGCTCTAgaggattataatttttattccttaaatattctatataaattttaatttgggTGAAGTCCTCGAGATATTACTTTTTGTAGTTGGTCTACAACTCAGGGATTTTGCATTTATAAATGCTGCTCTAATCTATATTGTAGGCTTCTTCAGGCTGCTATTGGTGgcttttcatcattttttcctgaTTATCAGGAGAGGATTACCAGTCATGAAGCAGCTCATTTTTTAGGTACTCTCTGCATTAATGCCCGTGCCAAAGATATGAGGCACCTAATTGATCAATTCTGACGAAATAATGTTCTCCATAAACTTTTTAGTTGCTTATTTAATTGGCCTTCCCATTCTGGGCTATTCGCTGGATATTGGAAAAGAGCATGTCAATCTCATTGATGAAAGGCTGGAAAAGCTGATATACAGTGGGCAGCTTGATACCAAGGAACTAGACAGGTATCCTCGTACAGTGTCTATGAGTCTCTTATCCTTCTCCAAAAATTGTGGGATGCGTTTTTGAACTACATCACTGCTTAATAATGTCATCAAGTTCTAAGTTTGTAGGTTTTTTAAGCAAGCTATATGACAGTGGATAATTAAATATGGCATCACTTTATCATTCAACGTTTGAGAAGAAGCTCACTAAACACTCCACTGTATTGAAATATGTGTTGAAGGTTTGCATTAGTACTGCAAGAGATATTGCATAAAAGGAAATGTTAAGAAACTACTGTCAACAGAAGGGGAGACATTCTTGTAGATTCGTATAATGTTGAATTGTCTTATATATGACTGGTGACGGAGAAATAAACTGCCATGGCTTTCTCAGGCTGGCAGTGGTAGCAATGGCTGGACTGGCAGCAGAAGGTCTGAAATATGACAAAGTGGTTGGTCAATCAGCTGATCTTTTCACTCTTCAGGTGTATATCCAATATTTGTCTAAGACTGAGTTTTTATGTTCTGAAACAGTTGGTGATTGATAGtcataaatttacttttctttttgtgttttctatAGAGATTTATTAACAGAAGCAAGCCACAGCTTAGCAAAGAACAGCAACAGAATCTCACTAGATGGGCTGTAAGATCCTAACATGATTTGTATCCAGTTTCACTGAAATTTTAGATGGTTATTATCCGGAAACAGTTCTTTTATGCACTTAGATAGTAGAATTTGATGTTGGGGAAAACACTGCAGGTTTTGTTTGCAGGATCCctcttaaaaaataacaagGTGATTCATGATGCCCTAATCTCAGCAATGTCAAAGAAGGCAACTGTACTGGAGTGCATCGAGGCCATTGAAAAAGCTTCATAGTTAGATCAGAATCTTCATCATACTTGAACTTTCAAACATGTAGCTTTTCATCATCCTTGGCCTCAGTCATTTTTGCAATGGAAGCAATGTAGATGGTTTTCAAGAGTACCTTTGCCTGCTAGGCTACAAAATATTTGTTCCctatatgtaattaattaacaattatacactatatatatatatatatatatatatgctcttgGGTATTGCTGTTATATGCTCTGAGAGATTGCAACTTCAACAACAGTTTGTTTGCCTACAATAAAGTCTATCTATATAGATTTTGGCTACAGAAGAGATTGAATTTGATGCTATCTTACTTGATCACTGGCTAATCAACAGATGAAATtagcaaataaagaaaaagccAGAATTGTTCATAGGTCTTATTTTCGAGTTATACAAAGTTTCTTAATGATACATGGTTTACTGTATATACGTAGttctattacaaaattaaataaaaagacgGATGGCAAACCCCCGGGGTCGAGTTGTAGCCGCTTATAGACATCTCAGCATAGATGATATTATTACACTCGGCATACATTCTATGTAAGTATTACAGTCGGCCGTATATAGAAAGCATACTCTTCAGTTTCATTGCTTCAGGCTCCAGGTTATCGAAGCTTGCTGAACTAGGCAACCTCCAATTCCAATTTCCAAACTATGATCAGAAGAAAGAAATTATACATATGCACAGcatgaaattttaattagaAGATAAAATCAACAGAAATAATTGCCAAAAAGCTGTTGTTTATATTAGACAAGGAAAAGATAGATCTATAACCCAAACGGTAAGAAGAACAGGGGTACTTGGCGTTCTCAAAGATATAGCTCCTAGATTCTAACTGACTATATATGCAATTCGAAGGTACCACTGCTCGTGTTATCTTAAATAGGATGGGCATAAAGACTTCTAGTTCAAGTTTATAGACTCGGCTAGAATGATCTCCCGAGtggaagaaaaatatgatttgGGAGATTCGATGGCCTATGAGCCTGCAGACATTTTATCCCCTTTTGTGGTTTAGGTTACATTATCTGCCATCAACCCCTTCtggttcaaaaacaaaaaaaaaaaaaaaaaaaaaaaaaagctgcacAACACCCTTATCTTCTCAATCGGTTTTAGCAATACTTTACCTGAGTGGCAGGAATATTCATCCTGGCAGAGTTTCCTAGCCCCAGAACATCTTGCATAGGTATGATTGCAGTTTGGGCCACTGAAGATAACACAGACTGGATAAGGGCCCATGGGATATGATCTTCCTCCGTAATTGGGAGATAGTTCAGTACCTGAGATAACAGTCAACTTACATAAGAATACTAGCAGAAGTGAACCTGTTCAAGTACATTTGAAATTTCAGGTGTTGATGAGGGATTGGTACGATAAGAAACCACACACATTGGACTTCTCTTCTTGCTTCAAAACGTCCCACCAACCTCGGATCTATAAAACACACGAACAACAGTTATTAGgctccattaaaattaaaaaaaaaaaaaaaaattgaaatcagaACCATAGAATTGGAATAAATCTGCTAGAGATATAATTCACAAGCCCAAAAATATGCGATGGATCAAATAGCagttaaggcctcatttggttacacagataaaatgagatgagctGATAAATTTGTGAAtcgtagtgagataatttgtaaatgttatgggattttgggaaacgagagagaaaaagttgaataaaaaaattataaaattaaaagagggttacaatatatttttttaatattatttttgttttgagatttgaaaaggttaaattgtttttgtgttttatttggaagtttggaaaagttgtaatgattaggtaatgattaaatgaaaaagttgaaaatttgaaattaaaaatgtatGTGTTtaaatggtgtttggatgttgagatgagataggatgagatggtTTCAAATGTTTGTAAAACAAAACCAGGCCTAAAGGTCTCAAagattatgcaagcacaaagaGGTACGTTATATAATATCATGTGAAACATTTTCCCATTTTCCCCAACTAAGAAGACAAATCCAGCAACAAACTGAAAGAAGTCAATAGCGTGGAAGCATCTTACTGTGTCATTATCATGAGTTCCAGTGTACACCACTTGATTGCGTTCATGATTATGAGGCAAGTGAGGGTTATCAGCATCACTTCCAAAACCTGGACCATAAAACAGAAAAGACAACAAATTACACCACATAAAATTCAAGGCCTGTCACAAACACAGCCATTTAAAAGGCAAATGtactataaataaaaataatttactacCAAACTGGAGGACAGCCATTCCAGGAGCCCCAATGGATTTCCTAAGCTGGACTACATCCTTCGTGATAACTCCCTGTCACATGACAGTACAAGATATGAGAAATATGAAACAAAATCAATGGATATGTTAAGCAGGATGCTCCCTTTGCCAAGGCCACATGCTGTAATCTTCACAATAGCCATTGACAGTACCAAAGAAACAGAGTATTTAAACATGTTCAAACCCCAGTGAATGTTCTAAAAGTAATTAAACCTGTTCAAACCCCAGTGAATGTTCTAAAAGTATTTAAACCTGTTCAAACCCCAGTGAATGTTCTAAAAGTATTTAAACCTGTTCAAATCCGAATGAATGTTCTAAGTATCATGACCATATGAtgctataaaacaaaacaagggAGCATCATGACCATGACACTTTTGATTGACTGTGTCTGCGCAGAAGtctgaacaagaaaaatatgctCAGTTGAGCTCAACTGTTTATACAACAATCGTAGCACAATACACACACACTCACTTCCACATTATTTTCCTACCAAAATTGTGCAATAGACCATAAGATGACAAAACATTACAGCTTTCAAGTCACTTTATTCAAGTTGATATATTATCGCATCAACgacataatttcttctaaaattGCTAAAATTAGGCCTCTGCAACATAGGATTTTATACTCCAATGATTGCTAGCACGTAATATGATGCCACCGAAATAAgttcttttttaaatgtatCTGATCAAACATACCAAATCTTCTGCTATTATATTAATCTTCCCAACTGCTCTGGAGATTGCATCAAATAAGGATTTTCCAGGTCCCACCTACTGTCACAAAATAACATCTGGAGTGGAGAATGGGATAACTCAAGAGAAATTATAATTAGCTCTGAATTGCAAAAAGCGCACCTTCCATCTTCCAACCATTGCAACTTTTGCTTCTGCACAGTAATGCAATGTATTAGACTAACATACACAAACAACCATCAGCCAAACATAATCTAAAATTCTCTCACCAGAAGGGACTGCCCAAAAGCCAGCAAACCCTCTAAAGTGGTCTATCCTAAATTCATCATAAAGATCCTGCGCACGTCGAATGCGGCGTATCCACCATGAAAATCCATCTCTTTCCATGGCTTTCCAATCATACAAAGGGCTTTTAAATCAGAAGTGAAGTTAATCAATAAgctgaaaattatttttgttaagtaATAAGCTGAAAAATATAGAAAGCAAAGTACAAAAGGATTAAAGGATTAAGTATTATGTAAGGGTAATCAGAGTAAACATGAGTTACAAGGAAGATCAGGCTTGTTGCAAaagatatcaaaataaaacaacataTATAGTTGAATAGGAATTGGTGGCAAAACCCAGTATATTTCCTTGTGTTCAGTGAGCAATTCTGGACAGAGCATGGTCTAGGTGATTGAAATGACAAATACAAATTCCATAGTCAAGTAAGAACTAAGTCCCCCATCAAAAAGAACAAATCAAAGCAGAATATGGAGGAAAAGAAGTAAAGGAAAaattttatgcaaaaaaaaaaatgtacaaagcAATCATCATGTGCAGTAGGTTGAGATATCACCATGAAATAAGGAACTTTATTCCGTGTCAAACTAGACTGCTGACCTTACTATACGTACATATATGTCTTCACAAAATAAAGTCCaagaacaaataattttatgtgaataaaTGATTTCATGGCAGAGTCAAGTGTAGTATGAACCTGCCCCACAGCTGACCGGTTGCACTGAAGGCATCAGGGGGAACACCACTAACTAGATGTGGAAAACCCTTCCTGTCCTGTTCGACAAATAGATATTCAGTATTTTACAGTAGGATAGGATACTGCAAAAGCATGTTTTAATATTCACAATTCCCATGATTCATTAAGGACCTACTCACCAGCAAAAAATGTTTCTTATTTGCCCAAACATCTGCACTGTGGTAACCTACATAAATGGGCATGTCACCCATTATGCTGATTCCCTTCATCTGGGCATAACTGCGAACCTTCTGCCATTGCCGTTGGAATAAGAACTGTTGGGCAATGAAATTATCTATCTGAAACAAAGAAACCATGAGCTTGTATGAGGGTTCTTAGCATCATGAAAGATGCTTCAGTAGCTATAAGCcgataatataataacatattttatgtGGATCTTACGAAATCCTTTTTGCTTTGGTAAATATTTTCCAAGGCTGCAAGATTGCGATTCTTTATGGGTTCGGG
Coding sequences:
- the LOC121252077 gene encoding uncharacterized protein LOC121252077 isoform X2 produces the protein MSLTMASLSKPATSELLLYPKCSKIIRQKWRIRASSAAPGVDLKTLESAIAKKDSTAVKEALDQLNEVGWAKRWSSQPYVSRRMTSLRELTTLGMKNAENLAIPSVRNDAAFLFTVVGTTGFLGVLAGQLPGDWGFFVPYLIGSISLVVLAVGSTSPGLLQAAIGGFSSFFPDYQERITSHEAAHFLEHVNLIDERLEKLIYSGQLDTKELDRLAVVAMAGLAAEGLKYDKVVGQSADLFTLQRFINRSKPQLSKEQQQNLTRWAVLFAGSLLKNNKVIHDALISAMSKKATVLECIEAIEKAS
- the LOC121252077 gene encoding uncharacterized protein LOC121252077 isoform X4 — its product is MKLVGPRDGVLSHMFPAVWSVSITSMKFWEVTSLRELTTLGMKNAENLAIPSVRNDAAFLFTVVGTTGFLGVLAGQLPGDWGFFVPYLIGSISLVVLAVGSTSPGLLQAAIGGFSSFFPDYQERITSHEAAHFLVAYLIGLPILGYSLDIGKEHVNLIDERLEKLIYSGQLDTKELDRLAVVAMAGLAAEGLKYDKVVGQSADLFTLQRFINRSKPQLSKEQQQNLTRWAVLFAGSLLKNNKVIHDALISAMSKKATVLECIEAIEKAS
- the LOC121252077 gene encoding uncharacterized protein LOC121252077 isoform X5 yields the protein MEFSAICFPPYGQSPLQTSLRELTTLGMKNAENLAIPSVRNDAAFLFTVVGTTGFLGVLAGQLPGDWGFFVPYLIGSISLVVLAVGSTSPGLLQAAIGGFSSFFPDYQERITSHEAAHFLVAYLIGLPILGYSLDIGKEHVNLIDERLEKLIYSGQLDTKELDRLAVVAMAGLAAEGLKYDKVVGQSADLFTLQRFINRSKPQLSKEQQQNLTRWAVLFAGSLLKNNKVIHDALISAMSKKATVLECIEAIEKAS
- the LOC121252077 gene encoding uncharacterized protein LOC121252077 isoform X1, with the protein product MSLTMASLSKPATSELLLYPKCSKIIRQKWRIRASSAAPGVDLKTLESAIAKKDSTAVKEALDQLNEVGWAKRWSSQPYVSRRMTSLRELTTLGMKNAENLAIPSVRNDAAFLFTVVGTTGFLGVLAGQLPGDWGFFVPYLIGSISLVVLAVGSTSPGLLQAAIGGFSSFFPDYQERITSHEAAHFLVAYLIGLPILGYSLDIGKEHVNLIDERLEKLIYSGQLDTKELDRLAVVAMAGLAAEGLKYDKVVGQSADLFTLQRFINRSKPQLSKEQQQNLTRWAVLFAGSLLKNNKVIHDALISAMSKKATVLECIEAIEKAS
- the LOC121252077 gene encoding uncharacterized protein LOC121252077 isoform X3; the protein is MKLVGPRDGVLSHMFPAVWSVSITSMKFWEVVLKTLATPSNPCIHTSLRELTTLGMKNAENLAIPSVRNDAAFLFTVVGTTGFLGVLAGQLPGDWGFFVPYLIGSISLVVLAVGSTSPGLLQAAIGGFSSFFPDYQERITSHEAAHFLVAYLIGLPILGYSLDIGKEHVNLIDERLEKLIYSGQLDTKELDRLAVVAMAGLAAEGLKYDKVVGQSADLFTLQRFINRSKPQLSKEQQQNLTRWAVLFAGSLLKNNKVIHDALISAMSKKATVLECIEAIEKAS
- the LOC121252076 gene encoding LOW QUALITY PROTEIN: 4-alpha-glucanotransferase, chloroplastic/amyloplastic (The sequence of the model RefSeq protein was modified relative to this genomic sequence to represent the inferred CDS: inserted 1 base in 1 codon), which translates into the protein MAIPSCLSLLSSSPSPKLYSYSSVSPILTSTSFLSSMSEFRPKPNTPPLHSACSVSNPNSVGEDLPLDYGXWFPKPDPSDRRRAGVLLHPTSFRGPHGIGDLGDEAFRFVDWLHDAGCSVWQVLPLVPPGRKANEEGSPYSGQDASCGNTLLISLEELVKDGLLMEEELPNPVDADRVNFSTVADLKDPLIAKAAERLVLSEGELKSQLEAFRRDPNISSWLEDAAYFAAIDNSINAFSWYEWPEPIKNRNLAALENIYQSKKDFIDNFIAQQFLFQRQWQKVRSYAQMKGISIMGDMPIYVGYHSADVWANKKHFLLDRKGFPHLVSGVPPDAFSATGQLWGSPLYDWKAMERDGFSWWIRRIRRAQDLYDEFRIDHFRGFAGFWAVPSEAKVAMVGRWKVGPGKSLFDAISRAVGKINIIAEDLGVITKDVVQLRKSIGAPGMAVLQFGFGSDADNPHLPHNHERNQVVYTGTHDNDTIRGWWDVLKQEEKSNVLNYLPITEEDHIPWALIQSVLSSVAQTAIIPMQDVLGLGNSARMNIPATQFGNWNWRLPSSASFDNLEPEAMKLKSMLSIYGRL